In Pseudohongiella acticola, the sequence GACCGAGGAGATTGTGCTGGGCCGTGATGCGACCTTGCGCGAACTGACCGAAACACTGGCCACCTGGGGCCGGATGATGGCGGCATACCTGAGCGTTGACCTGAGTGAATACCAGGGCGCGATGGATGATCTGCTGCAATATGGCGATGGCATTTTGCGGCTGGGCTCGGGCTACCGGCTGGTGTCGCTAGACGAGACGGCGCCAGACCCGGCGCGCTTCACACTACCGGCGGCTCCGCAGCAGATGCCGAGCTGGATGCCCTGATTCAGGACGATGAGAATGGGGACGGAGGGAATACTTTTTGACCATTGGTGGTCAAAAAGTATTCCCTCCGTCCCCATTCTTTCTTGGGTTACGGTCACCATGATTCGATGGAACGAATTGCCCCAGATGTTGACTAAATCTGTAGGAGCACTATGGATTTGAAAAGGAGGACACGTCTATGCTTACGCGAGCTAGTGTATTTGCGCTTACCGGAAGTATCTTGCTTTTGGGTGCCTGTGGGCAGGAAGCAGATCTGCCCGTTTCGGCAAACGTGGGGGAAGACCCGCAGTTGCCTGAACCTTCCACGTCAGTAGTACCCACCATGCAGGTTGCAGAGGCTGTAGGCTGGTCAGAAGGGCGCATGCCTGATGCAGCGGCAGGGACTGAGGTATCTGTGTTTGCCGATGATCTACTGAACCCGCGCTGGTTATATGAACTTCCCAATGGGGACATCCTGGTCGCCGAGAGCAAGGCACCGGAGGGCTCCAGCCCTGAGGGGCTAAAAAGCTGGGCCGCCGGGCTGGTCAAGGGTCAGGCTACGTCAGATGCGCCAAATGCCAACCGGATCACGCTTCTGCGCGACAGTGACAGTGATGGTCAGGTGGATGAGCGCCATATCTTTCTGGAAAATCTCAATTCACCTTTTGGCATGGCACTGGTAGGTGACCATTTTTATGTCGCCAATGCTGATTCGCTTGTCAGGTTCCCTTATCAGGCCGGTCAGGACACCATTAACGCAGAGCCGGAAATGGTTGAGGACCTGACCCTGGGGTCGCTTAATCACCATTGGACAAAAAGTCTGATCGCCAGCCCTGATGGTGGCCACTTGTACATCGGTATCGGTTCCAACAGCAATGTCGGCGAGAACGGCATGGATGAGGAAGAGGGCCGCGCCGCCATCTGGCAGGTTAATGTGGCCACGGGTGAATCACGCATTTATGCAGAAGGGCTGCGCAACCCGGTGGGCATGGCTTGGCATCCACAGACCGGCGCTTTATGGGTCTCTGTGAATGAGCGCGATGAGCTGGGTAGTGATCTGGTCCCTGACTATATGACCAGCGTGCAAGAGGGCGGTTTTTATGGCTGGCCGTGGCGTTATTACGGAGATCGCGTAGATGAGCGTGTAGAGGCGCCCATGCCATATCAGGATGATGAGGTATTGACCCCTGATTACGCGCTGGGGCCGCACACAGCGTCTCTGGGGCTCACCTGGATCGGCAATGAGACAGCGATGCCGGCGCCATTCGCGCAAGGCATGATCGTTGGTCAGCATGGTTCATGGAACCGTGAACCGGCCAGTGGTTATAAGGTGATTTTTGTGCCTTTCCAGAACGGTGAGCCCGCCGGAGATCCGGTTGACCTGCTAACCGGCTTCCTCAGCGATGACGAGGAATCGGCTTATGGCCGGCCGGTCGGAGTCTTGGTGAACAGCGCTGGCAGCGTGCTGGTCGCCGATGATGTGGGCGGCCGCGTCTGGCGTGTCAGCGGCATGTGACGCGTTCTTAAAGAATGGGGACGGAGGGAATACTTTTTGACCAGCAGTGGTCAATAAGTATTCCCTCCGTCCCCATTCTCAGCCATTCTCACCGTCCCCATTCTCAGACCAGCAGCAACCACAGGGGAATTACGGCGAAGGCCAGCAGGGTCTGAGCACTGATGATATTGGCCATCAGCGGCGCATTGCCGCCTAGCTGTCGGGACAGGATATAGCCTGATGTGGCGGTTGGCAGGCAGGCCAGCAACAGCAATACCTGCTGGCTGAGCAAATCCAGCTCCAGCCACATGGCAAGACCCAGCATCAGGGCCGGAAATACAGCAAACTTGAGCACGCTGGCGAGCACAATACCAAGCCAGTCC encodes:
- a CDS encoding PQQ-dependent sugar dehydrogenase, giving the protein MLTRASVFALTGSILLLGACGQEADLPVSANVGEDPQLPEPSTSVVPTMQVAEAVGWSEGRMPDAAAGTEVSVFADDLLNPRWLYELPNGDILVAESKAPEGSSPEGLKSWAAGLVKGQATSDAPNANRITLLRDSDSDGQVDERHIFLENLNSPFGMALVGDHFYVANADSLVRFPYQAGQDTINAEPEMVEDLTLGSLNHHWTKSLIASPDGGHLYIGIGSNSNVGENGMDEEEGRAAIWQVNVATGESRIYAEGLRNPVGMAWHPQTGALWVSVNERDELGSDLVPDYMTSVQEGGFYGWPWRYYGDRVDERVEAPMPYQDDEVLTPDYALGPHTASLGLTWIGNETAMPAPFAQGMIVGQHGSWNREPASGYKVIFVPFQNGEPAGDPVDLLTGFLSDDEESAYGRPVGVLVNSAGSVLVADDVGGRVWRVSGM